The proteins below come from a single Serratia fonticola genomic window:
- a CDS encoding type I restriction-modification enzyme R subunit C-terminal domain-containing protein — protein MVTHVAFDQKPLTRRERANNVKKCDVFGKYGEQAKAVLEALLEKCADHGVQDIEDANVLELPPFDQFGSKTQIRRGIFG, from the coding sequence CTGGTCACCCATGTCGCCTTTGACCAGAAGCCACTCACTCGGCGTGAACGAGCCAACAACGTGAAAAAGTGTGATGTGTTCGGCAAATATGGTGAGCAAGCCAAGGCGGTACTGGAAGCGTTACTCGAAAAATGTGCCGATCATGGTGTACAAGACATAGAGGATGCCAACGTACTGGAATTACCACCATTTGACCAATTTGGCAGCAAAACACAAATCCGGCGGGGTATTTTTGGTTGA
- a CDS encoding YagK/YfjJ domain-containing protein, which translates to MNDDDLALLESTSMHHPYSDTKLLVTPDWDLLKIQLRVLFLLHKLMVSEQAIFNLRGKLTLAGRYLQELLQIMPSLIAAVGEYQRLHPTIEAFRQGMEHCGFVLPLTLLAGTRQDIALLEHFLNEFRTTANSVKHQRQLRNFQRAANKNLRGALAYVDGLFERRSRLSVVRLDLSYEKTVAKSITATLTRLHRKRLFKRVQSHPLFKHCDGYLWKLERGLRKGFHYHACFLFDGSRIRSDILLARRIGEYWKQNITGGTGLYFNCNAIQHTYTHSGIGDVHYLDQTKRAALRKAITYITKVDTAVRLVLPGNARTFGRGERFVQLGAKRGRRRQPPHQ; encoded by the coding sequence ATGAATGACGATGATTTGGCACTGCTGGAATCAACCAGCATGCACCACCCTTACAGTGATACCAAGTTACTGGTAACACCAGATTGGGATCTGCTGAAAATACAACTGCGTGTATTGTTTTTGCTGCATAAGCTGATGGTTTCTGAACAAGCCATCTTCAATCTCCGGGGAAAACTGACGCTGGCAGGGCGTTACCTGCAAGAATTGTTGCAAATAATGCCCAGCCTAATCGCTGCTGTCGGTGAATACCAGCGGTTGCATCCAACCATCGAAGCTTTCCGCCAAGGAATGGAACACTGCGGTTTTGTATTGCCTCTCACTCTGCTTGCAGGCACTCGGCAAGACATTGCGCTGTTAGAACATTTCCTGAACGAGTTTCGTACCACCGCCAATTCAGTCAAGCATCAACGCCAGTTGCGTAACTTCCAGCGTGCAGCCAATAAGAACCTGCGTGGCGCACTGGCCTATGTCGATGGCTTATTCGAACGCCGTAGCCGTTTATCCGTGGTGCGGCTGGATCTCTCTTATGAGAAAACCGTAGCGAAATCCATCACAGCAACCCTCACGCGGTTGCATCGCAAACGCCTGTTTAAACGCGTGCAATCTCACCCGCTATTCAAACACTGTGACGGTTACCTGTGGAAACTGGAACGTGGCCTGCGCAAAGGCTTTCATTACCACGCCTGCTTTTTATTTGATGGCAGCCGAATCCGCAGTGACATCTTGCTGGCGCGCCGCATTGGTGAGTACTGGAAGCAGAATATCACGGGTGGCACGGGGCTCTATTTCAACTGCAATGCCATCCAGCATACCTATACGCATTCTGGCATTGGTGATGTTCATTACCTCGATCAGACCAAACGAGCCGCATTGCGGAAGGCGATTACCTATATAACCAAAGTCGACACTGCCGTCCGCCTGGTTCTACCGGGGAATGCACGCACATTCGGGCGCGGAGAACGCTTTGTACAGCTTGGGGCCAAGCGTGGCAGACGCCGCCAGCCTCCACACCAATGA
- a CDS encoding Arm DNA-binding domain-containing protein: MPPKQIKTINNQTIASLDTRSKPYKFSIGRGLYLLVVPTGSKYWRLKYRIDGKEKSLAFGTYPAVTISEAIMLREEARAKIKDGYDPAIDKTLEREQRRQERTKQAFQLSLTEPGGLIIKTTKQTLSLTPEQTQAVKAFLLSGGNNDAIN; encoded by the coding sequence ATGCCACCAAAACAGATAAAAACCATTAATAATCAAACAATAGCGTCACTTGATACCCGTAGCAAACCCTACAAGTTTTCTATCGGTAGGGGGCTCTATCTGCTGGTAGTGCCTACAGGCTCAAAATACTGGCGTCTGAAGTACCGCATAGACGGGAAGGAGAAGAGCCTGGCATTCGGGACATACCCTGCTGTCACGATTAGCGAAGCCATCATGTTAAGGGAAGAAGCCAGAGCGAAGATCAAAGATGGTTATGATCCCGCGATTGATAAAACTCTGGAGAGGGAACAACGCCGCCAGGAACGTACCAAGCAAGCTTTCCAACTTTCGCTCACCGAACCCGGTGGGTTGATCATCAAAACAACTAAGCAAACCCTATCGCTTACGCCAGAGCAAACTCAGGCCGTCAAAGCATTCTTGCTTTCAGGAGGAAACAACGATGCCATTAACTGA
- a CDS encoding DJ-1/PfpI family protein produces MTKKVAVLLSEGFEEAEAVIVIDVLRRMEIEVELLSCQDRLELRSYHQIRMFADALLERRMDQLYDAVVIPGGPQATAAMAENELVVEFIRRHDRAAKLICPLCSAAARVLATNKLLQGRRYVCSGDLHQEIEDGTYVAERVVEDGNLISGQGLGAAFDFAFTVAYRLTGDRTTTQEQAVHIYHENWQAPQAVH; encoded by the coding sequence ATGACCAAGAAAGTTGCCGTCCTGCTGAGCGAAGGATTTGAAGAGGCCGAGGCGGTTATCGTGATCGACGTGTTACGTCGTATGGAGATAGAGGTAGAGCTGCTGTCCTGCCAGGATAGGCTGGAGCTGCGCAGCTATCACCAGATACGTATGTTTGCCGATGCTCTGTTGGAACGCCGCATGGACCAACTGTACGATGCCGTGGTGATCCCCGGTGGGCCGCAGGCTACTGCCGCAATGGCGGAAAACGAGCTGGTCGTGGAGTTTATCCGCCGCCACGATCGTGCTGCCAAGCTGATCTGCCCGCTGTGTTCTGCCGCCGCTCGCGTGCTGGCTACCAACAAACTGCTGCAAGGCCGCCGTTATGTCTGTTCTGGCGATCTGCATCAGGAGATCGAAGATGGTACCTACGTGGCTGAAAGGGTTGTGGAAGATGGCAATCTGATCAGTGGCCAAGGGTTGGGGGCCGCGTTTGATTTTGCCTTCACCGTGGCCTACCGCCTGACCGGCGATCGCACTACCACGCAAGAGCAAGCCGTACATATCTATCACGAAAACTGGCAAGCCCCACAGGCAGTGCATTAA
- a CDS encoding restriction endonuclease subunit S: protein MDAKQFLAEFGHVAHAPEGIARLRELIYQLAVTGRLTSQDEKDSDADDVLNNVARIRQQLIAGKKYKRSPKLESSNLVPPAIDLPLNWRWSRLLDLGEINPRNQAEEAAMATFVPMSGVSEKHSKEISGEIKPWSKIHKGYTHFSNGDVLLAKITPCFENGKAAVVSGLEHDIGAGSTEFHVFRSISQFIYPGYVYLFLRSPLFRVKGEASMTGTAGQKRLPTDYFALCAMPLPPTAEQFRIVDKVDELMALCDKLEAQQQARRKLQNALRQSILQAVASGTSPHELQTTWTRLANNFGRLFHTPEDVDELRKAVLDLAVSGYLSNPNQLDEQSSTLKAKILTAKERGIADGSFSRKKHVKPEKLEETMLPAHWECITLDEAISTIDAGWSPACLPNPRDDENKWAVLKTTAVQVLRFLPHEHKELPASLDPRPQYQIEVGDILITRAGPRNRVGICCVADTAPARLMISDKLIRFHIVDDLINPRFVAVCLSAGEPGRTVERLKSGMAESQMNISQDKLRSITIPLPPIEEQRRILEKIELIMKIIDSYSERLFKKNRLAEQAAAASVSSLTGIAIEQEEEPMKAPQTELIAPLRLGTAPDIKAQAPLATILARHHGEMSAKDLWQRFGGEIDAFYAQLKTEVVHGWILEPAPAEVREKPTDKVSA, encoded by the coding sequence ATGGACGCGAAACAATTTTTGGCTGAATTTGGACATGTGGCTCATGCGCCGGAAGGGATTGCACGGCTGCGAGAATTGATTTATCAACTTGCAGTAACGGGTAGACTAACCAGCCAAGATGAAAAAGATAGCGATGCGGACGATGTTCTCAACAACGTTGCCCGCATCCGTCAGCAACTTATTGCCGGAAAAAAATATAAGCGCTCACCAAAATTGGAGTCATCAAATCTTGTTCCACCAGCCATTGATCTTCCCCTCAATTGGCGCTGGAGTCGATTACTAGATCTTGGTGAAATCAATCCACGCAACCAAGCCGAAGAAGCGGCCATGGCCACATTCGTTCCCATGTCTGGAGTTTCTGAAAAACATTCAAAAGAAATATCAGGTGAAATAAAACCTTGGTCAAAAATACACAAAGGGTATACCCATTTTTCCAACGGCGATGTTCTTTTGGCAAAAATCACTCCCTGTTTTGAAAACGGTAAAGCAGCTGTTGTTTCCGGCCTCGAACATGATATCGGTGCTGGCTCCACAGAATTCCATGTTTTTCGCTCAATTAGCCAGTTTATTTACCCTGGTTATGTGTACCTGTTCTTGCGCTCACCTTTGTTTCGGGTAAAGGGGGAAGCCAGTATGACTGGTACAGCAGGGCAAAAACGCTTACCCACAGATTACTTCGCGCTTTGCGCCATGCCATTACCACCTACGGCTGAACAATTCCGCATAGTCGACAAAGTCGATGAGCTGATGGCTTTGTGCGACAAGCTGGAGGCGCAGCAGCAAGCCCGCCGCAAACTACAAAACGCACTGCGCCAGTCCATCCTGCAAGCCGTCGCCAGCGGCACTAGCCCGCATGAACTGCAAACCACCTGGACGCGCTTGGCTAACAACTTCGGGCGGCTGTTTCATACGCCAGAGGATGTGGATGAGTTGCGAAAGGCAGTGCTTGATCTGGCCGTATCAGGCTATCTGAGCAATCCAAATCAACTTGATGAGCAGTCTTCCACCTTAAAAGCAAAGATTCTGACCGCTAAGGAGCGAGGAATTGCAGACGGCTCTTTCTCCCGAAAGAAACACGTCAAGCCAGAAAAACTCGAAGAAACGATGCTACCAGCCCACTGGGAATGCATTACATTAGATGAGGCCATTTCCACTATCGATGCGGGTTGGAGTCCAGCCTGTCTCCCCAATCCTCGTGATGATGAAAATAAGTGGGCTGTGTTGAAAACAACGGCTGTACAGGTTCTACGTTTCCTTCCACACGAGCATAAAGAATTACCTGCATCGCTTGACCCTCGTCCCCAGTATCAAATCGAGGTTGGGGATATTCTGATCACACGAGCTGGTCCCAGAAACCGTGTAGGTATTTGCTGTGTTGCTGATACGGCCCCTGCGAGGTTGATGATCTCGGATAAGTTGATTCGCTTTCATATCGTTGACGATCTCATCAATCCACGCTTTGTTGCAGTTTGCTTGTCGGCGGGTGAACCCGGCCGCACTGTAGAACGACTGAAATCTGGTATGGCGGAAAGCCAGATGAACATTTCCCAAGACAAGCTCCGCTCAATCACCATTCCGTTACCACCAATCGAAGAGCAACGGCGAATACTAGAAAAGATTGAACTAATAATGAAGATTATCGACAGCTATAGCGAGCGTCTGTTTAAAAAAAACAGATTGGCAGAACAGGCTGCAGCCGCGTCTGTTTCCAGCCTCACCGGCATTGCCATCGAACAAGAAGAGGAACCCATGAAAGCCCCTCAAACCGAGCTGATCGCCCCACTACGCTTGGGAACAGCACCCGACATCAAAGCCCAAGCGCCGTTGGCTACCATTCTGGCTCGTCACCATGGCGAGATGAGTGCCAAGGATTTATGGCAGCGCTTTGGCGGTGAGATTGATGCCTTCTACGCGCAATTGAAAACAGAAGTGGTGCACGGTTGGATTCTGGAACCGGCCCCTGCTGAAGTGCGTGAAAAACCAACCGACAAGGTGAGCGCCTGA
- a CDS encoding AAA family ATPase, whose protein sequence is MQLLRILIPTFRNLRDLDIAFATHLQPTASTTDAPLKPIRSHALIGQNGTGKSNLIEALITLFRDVDLDRESAFDYTLEYSIRGHVVRIEADTAKQKRPYVWVDGKAESQGYLLKNRELLPAHIFAYYSGRNERIETLFQEHQRRFNQRQEITTDEVLSEQLLEKFTGSEADIRAVEEAKHRRESRLKQAGDDRLRRLFYCRGGHSQLVLLACLLSDDPVFQKVLKNLHIESLESALFVLKEPHRLREKRRGGKFDEQELNEGDPRFWYARGNVVSEFLDKLWQVAWAPIEQEATKQIDFRGRTEKQKQLYLFVPSQEKLKLLGELVGSTDSFFRYAEGAYIGDLIEEVRITVKKRDEHGGKVSFTHLSEGELQMLTVLGLMRITRDDQCLFLLDEPDTHLNPIWKLRYFDDIEGVLSSDDAALVQSESQIIITTHDPMMVGSLKREQVHILRRDGNRTLVDTPDEHPQGMGVTGLLKSELFGLSSTLDIETERRLFRRNELFALDERIPEQDDELRRLSAELADLGFSNADFKDPFYAKFVRRMAKHTRFHKPILTPEEQIEQDIIADAIIDEILREEDNQ, encoded by the coding sequence ATGCAATTGCTGCGCATCCTCATCCCAACTTTTCGCAATCTGCGCGATCTCGACATCGCTTTCGCAACGCACTTACAGCCAACGGCGAGTACAACAGATGCACCGCTCAAGCCCATCCGTAGCCACGCCCTGATTGGTCAAAACGGCACCGGCAAGTCCAACCTGATCGAGGCGCTGATCACCCTCTTTCGCGATGTGGATCTGGACCGCGAATCGGCGTTCGATTACACGCTGGAATATAGCATTCGTGGTCATGTTGTGCGCATTGAGGCCGATACCGCCAAGCAGAAGCGCCCCTATGTGTGGGTGGACGGTAAAGCCGAATCACAGGGCTATTTGCTGAAAAACCGTGAGCTGCTGCCTGCGCATATTTTTGCCTATTACTCGGGCCGCAACGAGCGTATCGAAACCTTGTTTCAAGAACACCAGCGCCGCTTCAACCAGCGCCAGGAAATCACTACAGATGAAGTGCTGTCTGAGCAACTGCTGGAAAAATTTACCGGCTCCGAGGCAGATATTCGCGCTGTCGAAGAAGCCAAACACCGCCGCGAGTCGCGGCTGAAACAAGCAGGTGACGACCGCCTGCGCCGCCTGTTTTACTGTCGTGGTGGCCATAGCCAACTGGTGCTGCTGGCCTGCCTACTGTCTGACGACCCAGTGTTTCAGAAGGTGCTGAAGAACCTGCACATTGAGTCGCTGGAGTCCGCACTGTTCGTGCTGAAAGAACCGCATCGCCTGCGAGAAAAGCGCCGCGGTGGCAAGTTTGACGAACAGGAACTGAACGAAGGCGACCCGCGCTTCTGGTATGCGCGTGGCAATGTGGTGAGCGAGTTCCTCGACAAGCTGTGGCAAGTGGCTTGGGCTCCGATTGAGCAAGAGGCGACCAAACAGATCGACTTCCGTGGTCGCACCGAAAAACAGAAGCAGCTGTACCTTTTCGTGCCAAGTCAGGAGAAGCTTAAACTACTTGGCGAACTGGTCGGCAGTACCGACAGTTTTTTCCGCTACGCCGAGGGGGCTTACATTGGTGACCTGATCGAAGAAGTGCGCATCACGGTGAAGAAGCGCGATGAACACGGCGGCAAGGTAAGCTTCACCCATCTGTCAGAAGGCGAGCTGCAAATGCTCACCGTGTTGGGCCTGATGCGCATCACCCGTGACGACCAATGCCTGTTCCTGCTTGATGAACCCGACACCCACCTGAACCCGATCTGGAAGCTGCGCTACTTCGACGATATTGAAGGTGTGCTGAGTTCCGATGATGCAGCGCTGGTACAAAGCGAGTCGCAGATAATCATCACTACCCATGACCCCATGATGGTGGGCAGTCTGAAGCGTGAACAGGTACACATACTACGTCGCGATGGTAATCGCACGCTGGTCGATACACCTGACGAGCATCCGCAAGGGATGGGCGTAACGGGGTTACTCAAGAGCGAATTATTTGGTTTGTCGTCCACACTGGATATCGAAACCGAGCGCCGCTTGTTTCGGCGCAATGAACTGTTTGCACTCGATGAAAGAATCCCTGAGCAAGATGATGAATTACGCCGTTTGAGTGCGGAGTTGGCAGACTTAGGTTTTTCAAATGCGGATTTCAAAGATCCGTTCTATGCCAAGTTTGTACGACGAATGGCCAAACACACTAGGTTCCACAAACCAATTCTTACGCCTGAGGAACAGATAGAGCAGGATATAATAGCCGACGCTATTATCGATGAAATCTTACGTGAGGAGGATAACCAGTGA
- a CDS encoding tyrosine-type recombinase/integrase gives MPLTDAKVRALKPRDKPYRLGDAGGLYVEVATNGSRYWRMKYRVAGKEKRLAFGVYPDVSLADAREKRDAAKKILAAGGDPSETKKAEKLAQKLNAENTFEAIAREWHQTKADRWSLRYRDEIIDTFEKDIFPYIGKRPIADLKPMELLEALRKMEKRGALEKMRKVRQRCGEVFRFAIITGRANYNPAPDLASALATPKKEHFPFLTAQELPYFLKDLSGYTGSVITKTATKIIMLTGVRTQELRFARWQDIDFDKGLWNIPVEVMKMKRPHVVPLSTQVIELFSSLKPMTGGYPLVFIGRNDQRKPISKESINQVIELLGYKGRLTGHGFRHTMSTILHEQGYNSAWIETQLAHVDKNSIRGTYNHAKYLDGRREMLQWYADYMDNLERDGNVVHGEFGGRA, from the coding sequence ATGCCATTAACTGATGCAAAAGTTCGGGCATTAAAGCCAAGAGATAAGCCGTACCGCTTAGGTGACGCCGGGGGGCTATACGTTGAAGTGGCAACGAATGGATCGCGTTACTGGCGCATGAAATACCGGGTTGCCGGTAAAGAGAAGCGTCTTGCCTTTGGCGTTTATCCCGATGTTTCACTGGCAGATGCTCGTGAAAAGCGCGATGCAGCCAAAAAGATCCTGGCGGCAGGCGGTGACCCTAGTGAAACCAAAAAGGCCGAGAAACTCGCTCAGAAGCTGAATGCGGAGAACACCTTTGAAGCCATCGCCCGCGAGTGGCATCAGACTAAGGCCGACCGCTGGTCACTGCGCTACCGTGATGAAATCATTGATACCTTCGAGAAAGACATCTTCCCTTATATCGGCAAGCGGCCTATTGCCGATCTCAAGCCGATGGAGTTGCTGGAAGCGCTGCGCAAAATGGAGAAGCGCGGGGCGCTGGAGAAGATGCGTAAGGTTCGCCAACGCTGCGGAGAGGTTTTTCGTTTTGCCATTATCACTGGCAGAGCTAACTACAACCCTGCACCCGATCTCGCCAGCGCTTTGGCAACGCCGAAGAAAGAGCACTTCCCCTTCCTGACGGCTCAAGAACTGCCATATTTCCTCAAAGACCTATCTGGCTACACTGGCAGTGTCATCACTAAAACGGCAACCAAGATCATCATGCTGACGGGCGTAAGAACCCAGGAGTTGAGATTTGCGCGTTGGCAGGATATCGACTTCGATAAGGGCTTGTGGAACATACCGGTTGAAGTGATGAAAATGAAGCGGCCCCATGTCGTTCCATTATCAACGCAGGTTATCGAACTGTTCAGCTCTCTCAAGCCAATGACTGGTGGCTATCCCTTGGTGTTCATTGGCCGAAACGATCAGCGTAAGCCAATCAGCAAGGAAAGCATCAATCAGGTTATCGAGTTGTTGGGTTACAAGGGACGTCTGACTGGCCATGGTTTCCGTCACACCATGAGTACCATCCTGCATGAGCAAGGCTATAACTCGGCTTGGATTGAGACGCAGCTTGCCCATGTGGATAAGAACAGCATCCGTGGTACATACAACCATGCGAAGTATCTGGATGGGCGACGTGAGATGCTGCAGTGGTATGCCGACTATATGGATAACTTGGAGCGTGATGGGAATGTGGTGCATGGGGAGTTTGGGGGTCGTGCTTAG
- a CDS encoding DUF6387 family protein, producing MSIKDQASKARQQAELKVDPVPSKYLYLQCLQNAGSFEKEAVPKDVEWFNIRHYDLVQHMPLGELLTELTDRKGLIDTHTLRHAPADHVFSHMYRDIVTGHVLVSHYLNKEPAKFAAPSLNIWDADNKKKRRMEQEAWESGRQPNMDKEGSSVVRPLIVSDVTEFNHRLTEARDGYSHHKLFMQPKRIDICDALADHLWPHAPTLYFAVTPRNVTDDVLIQSFKKALRDARKRYDISDGNLGKIKPMTVLRIIKLFELNILPLVDLLLWQLKEGCHLPLVWLYNTLKRPDSKTPFDSSNFKRIYLGYFEQIFFYDGLDSLRLAIAENPILGRTAVAQIKAKPEKYKNKQS from the coding sequence ATGAGCATAAAAGATCAGGCATCAAAGGCTAGGCAACAAGCGGAACTGAAAGTAGATCCTGTTCCTTCCAAGTACCTTTATCTTCAATGTTTACAGAATGCTGGTTCATTTGAAAAAGAAGCAGTCCCTAAAGATGTCGAATGGTTCAACATTCGACACTATGATCTTGTTCAGCATATGCCACTGGGAGAGTTATTAACCGAATTAACGGATCGTAAGGGGCTGATAGACACCCATACATTACGCCATGCACCTGCCGACCACGTGTTTAGTCATATGTACAGGGACATCGTCACTGGGCATGTGCTGGTGAGTCACTACCTGAACAAGGAGCCAGCGAAATTTGCTGCGCCTTCTTTAAATATTTGGGATGCCGATAACAAGAAAAAACGGAGAATGGAGCAAGAAGCCTGGGAGTCAGGTCGCCAGCCGAATATGGATAAAGAAGGCAGCTCGGTAGTAAGACCACTCATAGTCAGTGACGTCACAGAGTTCAACCATCGACTAACTGAAGCAAGAGACGGCTATTCACATCACAAGTTGTTTATGCAACCAAAACGCATAGATATTTGTGATGCCTTGGCAGATCACTTGTGGCCACATGCTCCTACCCTTTACTTTGCGGTCACCCCACGAAACGTAACCGATGATGTACTCATTCAGTCTTTCAAGAAGGCATTGCGCGACGCACGCAAACGTTACGATATCAGTGATGGTAACCTTGGCAAAATCAAACCGATGACCGTCCTGAGGATTATAAAACTGTTTGAGTTAAACATATTGCCACTGGTTGACCTTCTACTTTGGCAATTGAAGGAAGGTTGCCATCTGCCGCTTGTATGGCTCTACAACACACTAAAGCGCCCTGACAGTAAAACCCCCTTCGATTCTTCAAACTTCAAGAGAATTTACCTGGGTTATTTTGAGCAAATCTTCTTCTACGACGGATTGGACAGTTTGCGACTGGCTATTGCAGAGAATCCGATTTTGGGTAGAACAGCGGTAGCACAAATAAAAGCCAAACCCGAGAAATACAAGAATAAACAATCGTAA
- a CDS encoding helix-turn-helix transcriptional regulator produces MKNQLIQNDQASRLVDMKFMCAQSGLSKAYFYKLVAAGLLPKPIKFGRASRWPYSDYQGLVAKLEANRTSVADQTD; encoded by the coding sequence ATGAAGAACCAACTCATCCAAAATGACCAGGCCAGTCGCCTGGTCGACATGAAGTTCATGTGTGCACAATCTGGCCTGTCAAAGGCTTATTTCTACAAACTTGTCGCGGCTGGGCTGTTGCCAAAGCCGATCAAGTTTGGTCGCGCCAGCCGCTGGCCGTACAGCGATTATCAGGGGCTTGTGGCCAAGCTGGAAGCCAACCGCACCTCCGTTGCTGACCAGACAGATTAA
- a CDS encoding N-6 DNA methylase produces the protein MNLSSTIKSIQDIMRKDDGVDGDAQRLGQLTWMLFLKVFDQREEEWADDNPAYTSPLPGKYRWRNWAAYIAGDDGKKKPQIAGSELISFVNNELFPTLKEIDANKSSQHKVIRSVFEDANNYMKSGPQMLAVIEKLEDAINFHDFTIRANIGDVYEQLLNDLRGAGNAGEFYTPRAITAFMVDRVNPRLDKRETVMDPACGTGGFLTAAIEHFRNQLAAMKSPRPEDKGAIEKLIHGIEKKQLPHLLCTTNMLLHGIDVPSQIEHKNTLGIGWNEWKASDKVDCIITNPPFGGYEDDGVGSDYPADLRTRETADMFMALIIKKLLKEKGRAAVVLPDGFLFGDGIKGTLKKLLLRDCKLHTIIRLPKGVFAPYTTIKTNLLFFTKGSSMDDGTEYFHTDTIWFYEHPYPTGYKSYSKTKPIRLEEFEPERDWWGSEENDFADRVENEFAWKVDFKTKREQAEAVAQPHWHVAEALNNKASVLDNRIRDMRDSIKGVSDKTQRQAVDDEIEILRYESEGLRLKARDAQAAGDRHYWPIFNLDLKNPNAPEEEGLDPEELLIKYKKLLGEIEETENQLKSELAAALAHHFSGEDA, from the coding sequence ATGAATCTCAGCAGTACCATCAAATCCATTCAAGACATCATGCGCAAAGATGACGGCGTCGACGGTGATGCACAGCGTCTCGGCCAACTCACATGGATGTTGTTCCTCAAGGTGTTTGACCAACGTGAGGAGGAATGGGCGGATGATAACCCGGCGTATACCTCTCCCTTGCCCGGAAAGTACCGCTGGCGTAACTGGGCAGCTTATATAGCGGGTGATGATGGTAAAAAGAAACCACAAATTGCTGGTAGTGAATTGATTAGCTTCGTCAACAACGAGTTATTCCCAACGCTCAAAGAGATTGATGCTAACAAGAGCTCCCAGCACAAAGTCATCCGTAGTGTCTTTGAAGATGCGAATAACTACATGAAATCCGGCCCGCAGATGCTGGCCGTGATCGAGAAGCTGGAAGACGCTATCAATTTCCACGATTTTACCATCCGCGCCAATATTGGCGATGTGTACGAGCAATTACTCAACGATTTGCGAGGCGCAGGTAATGCAGGGGAATTCTACACCCCGCGCGCCATCACAGCTTTTATGGTTGATAGAGTCAATCCTCGTCTAGATAAGCGTGAGACAGTAATGGATCCCGCCTGTGGAACAGGCGGTTTCTTGACTGCCGCCATAGAGCATTTCCGCAACCAACTCGCGGCAATGAAATCACCGCGTCCTGAAGACAAGGGAGCCATTGAAAAGCTGATCCACGGCATCGAAAAGAAGCAGTTGCCGCACCTGCTCTGCACCACCAACATGCTACTGCATGGAATTGACGTTCCCAGCCAGATCGAGCACAAAAATACCCTAGGCATCGGCTGGAACGAGTGGAAGGCCAGCGACAAGGTTGACTGCATTATCACCAACCCCCCATTCGGAGGGTATGAAGACGATGGCGTGGGCAGCGACTATCCGGCTGACCTGCGCACCCGCGAAACCGCTGACATGTTCATGGCGCTCATCATCAAGAAACTGTTGAAGGAAAAGGGGCGCGCCGCCGTGGTGTTACCCGATGGTTTTCTGTTTGGCGATGGCATCAAAGGCACGCTGAAAAAACTGCTGCTGCGCGACTGCAAATTGCACACCATCATCCGCTTACCCAAAGGCGTTTTTGCGCCGTACACCACCATCAAGACCAACCTGCTGTTCTTCACCAAGGGCAGCTCGATGGACGATGGCACCGAATACTTCCACACCGACACCATCTGGTTTTACGAACACCCCTACCCAACGGGCTACAAGAGCTACTCCAAAACTAAACCCATCCGGCTAGAAGAATTCGAACCCGAACGAGACTGGTGGGGCTCGGAGGAAAACGACTTTGCCGACCGCGTAGAAAACGAATTCGCTTGGAAGGTGGATTTCAAAACTAAGCGCGAACAGGCCGAAGCTGTTGCGCAACCGCACTGGCATGTCGCCGAAGCGCTCAACAACAAAGCCAGCGTATTGGATAACCGCATCCGTGATATGCGCGATTCCATTAAAGGTGTCAGTGATAAAACCCAGCGCCAAGCTGTTGATGATGAAATTGAAATTTTGCGCTATGAAAGTGAGGGCCTACGCTTAAAAGCACGTGATGCCCAAGCGGCGGGTGATCGCCATTATTGGCCGATTTTCAATCTTGACCTAAAAAACCCCAATGCTCCAGAAGAAGAAGGTCTTGATCCCGAAGAACTTTTGATCAAATACAAAAAGTTGCTGGGAGAGATTGAGGAAACCGAAAATCAGCTCAAAAGCGAGTTAGCCGCAGCCCTAGCTCACCACTTTTCTGGTGAGGATGCTTGA